From Paenibacillus sp. GP183, one genomic window encodes:
- a CDS encoding glutamate synthase subunit beta: MGKPTGFMEYNREVATDASPLLRVSHWKEFTTPLPDDKLQTQGARCMDCGIPFCHTGKLISGMAAGCPINNLIPEWNDLVYRGQWREALDRLHKTNNFPEFTGRVCPAPCEGSCTVGLNDTPVTIKSIEKAIIDKGFSEGWVVPEPPEIRTGKKVAVVGSGPSGLAAAAQLNKAGHWVTVYERADRIGGLLMYGIPNMKLDKKYVQRRVDLLEAEGVTFVTGAHIGVNYPVEKLQEEFDAIVLCGGATKGRDLSIEGRDLKGIHLAMEFLSKNTKSLLDSKHQDGQFISAAGKDVIVIGGGDTGTDCIGTSLRHKANSVTQFEIMAKAPDTRAANNPWPEWPKVYKMDYGQEEAAALQGQDPRQYLINTKKFVGDENGHVKELHTVLVEWKKDDQGRFVPAEVPGSEKVYPAQLVLLAMGFMGPENTVLDQLGVEKDERSNAKAEHGKFATNVKGIFAAGDMRRGQSLVVWAINEGREAAREVDRYLMGSSNLP; encoded by the coding sequence GTGGGTAAACCTACCGGATTTATGGAATATAATCGTGAAGTAGCAACCGATGCCTCTCCGCTTTTGCGTGTCAGCCACTGGAAGGAGTTCACCACCCCTCTGCCGGACGATAAGCTGCAAACGCAGGGCGCAAGATGCATGGATTGCGGCATTCCATTTTGCCACACGGGCAAGCTGATCAGCGGCATGGCTGCCGGCTGCCCCATCAATAACCTGATTCCCGAGTGGAATGATTTGGTGTATCGCGGACAATGGAGAGAGGCGCTGGATCGTCTGCATAAGACGAACAATTTTCCCGAGTTTACGGGTCGTGTGTGTCCGGCTCCATGTGAAGGCTCCTGTACGGTAGGCCTGAATGATACACCGGTGACTATCAAAAGCATTGAGAAAGCTATCATTGATAAAGGGTTCTCCGAGGGCTGGGTCGTACCGGAGCCTCCGGAAATTCGGACCGGCAAGAAGGTAGCCGTAGTCGGTTCAGGTCCATCGGGACTGGCTGCTGCTGCACAGTTAAACAAAGCCGGTCATTGGGTGACCGTGTATGAGCGGGCGGATCGCATTGGCGGACTGCTGATGTATGGCATTCCGAATATGAAGCTGGACAAGAAATATGTACAGCGCCGTGTAGATTTACTTGAGGCAGAAGGTGTAACCTTCGTCACAGGCGCGCATATCGGTGTCAACTATCCGGTTGAGAAGCTGCAAGAAGAATTCGATGCTATAGTGCTTTGCGGCGGAGCCACTAAGGGCCGTGATCTGTCGATCGAAGGCAGAGACTTGAAGGGAATCCATCTGGCGATGGAATTCCTTAGCAAAAACACAAAGAGTTTGCTCGATTCCAAGCATCAGGATGGACAATTCATCTCGGCTGCAGGCAAAGATGTGATCGTCATCGGCGGCGGCGACACCGGTACCGACTGCATCGGCACATCGCTTCGCCATAAAGCAAACAGTGTTACGCAGTTTGAGATCATGGCTAAAGCTCCGGATACAAGAGCGGCAAACAATCCTTGGCCGGAATGGCCGAAGGTATATAAAATGGATTACGGCCAAGAGGAAGCGGCTGCACTGCAGGGTCAAGACCCGCGCCAGTATCTCATCAACACGAAGAAATTCGTGGGAGATGAGAATGGGCACGTAAAGGAGCTGCATACGGTACTGGTCGAGTGGAAGAAAGACGACCAAGGCCGCTTCGTACCAGCAGAAGTTCCGGGCAGCGAGAAGGTCTACCCAGCACAATTGGTGCTGCTCGCCATGGGCTTCATGGGACCGGAGAATACAGTTCTCGATCAGCTTGGAGTAGAGAAGGATGAGCGCTCCAATGCCAAAGCGGAGCATGGCAAATTCGCTACGAACGTGAAAGGCATTTTCGCAGCCGGAGATATGCGCCGGGGCCAAAGCCTTGTCGTATGGGCAATCAATGAGGGCCGTGAGGCAGCTCGTGAAGTAGACCGTTACTTGATGGGCTCAAGCAATCTTCCATAA
- the gltB gene encoding glutamate synthase large subunit, with product MRRSGLPPKQGLYDPQFEHDACGIGFVANIKGVKSHEIVKQALRVLCNLDHRGGQGSESNTGDGAGILMQIPDRYFQSVSSKDGIKLPAAGQYGVGMVYLPQNLQERQVCENIVEKIVEEAGQQFLGWRTLPVDNSSLGDSAKSAEPFVRQAFIGQSDDVLTNLDFERKLYIIRRLAENAIIKQYSDVQFYFSSLSSRTIVYKGMLTPEQVDSYYLELQDSNVESALALVHSRFSTNTFPSWERAHPYRYLIHNGEINTLRGNVNWMHARQAICESDLFGEDLKRILPVIDADGSDSQMFDNTLEFLMLSGRSLPHAAMMMIPEPWSKHETMDDDKKAFYEYHSTLMEPWDGPAAIAFTDGSLIGAVLDRNGLRPSRYYVTKDDLIVLASEVGVLDIAPERILYKERLTPGRMLLVDTVEGRIVSDDEIKRKIVSEQPYREWLDKHLVSLEDLPEADTVPGSDHETVLQRQLAFGYTFEQLRKTLEPMAKTAVDPVGSMGTDAPLAVLSDRPQLLYSYFKQLFAQVTNPPIDANFEEIITAQGTTIGPERNLIHPEPESCRQIRLKSPFLTNEELAKLRHLNRDGFKTVTLPMLFIASKGVEGLEKSMAALYEEADQAIQDGANLLILTDRGVDEINAAIPALLATSGLHHHLIREGTRTKVSLLIESGEPREVHHFALLLGYGASAINPYLALESLDDMIRRNMLVGMDHEKAVYNYIKAVTKGVVKVLAKMGISTIQSYRGAQIFEAIGLSQELVDQYFTWTYTPVGGIGIDVVARESVLRHQRAYSEQEGVDRVLDTGGDLQWRKDGEEHLYTPETIHALQTAVRTNNYALYKNFVKFIQRDSEKHMALRGLLSFKGGRQPIPVEEVESAASIFKRFKTGAMSYGSISKEAHEAIAIAMNRIGGKSNTGEGGESSDRFIRDENGDLRRSAIKQVASGRFGVTSNYLVNADEIQIKMAQGAKPGEGGQLPGSKVYPWVAEVRGVTPGVGLISPPPHHDIYSIEDLAELIHDLKNANPRARISVKLVSEVGVGTIAAGVAKGKADVVLISGYDGGTGASPQTSIRHAGLPWELGLAETHQTLVLNNLRSRITVETDGKLMTGRDVVVAALLGAEEFGFATTPLITLGCIMMRVCHLDTCPVGVATQNPELRKKFAGDPEHVVNFMNFIAQDVRELMAELGFRTIEEMIGRTDVLETKQAIAHWKAKGIDLAPLLYQPNVGDEVGRFCQMKQDHRLERSLDMTQLLDIAAPALEHKQHVNAILPIHNINRVVGTILGSEVTRRYGAEGLPHDTIRIHFNGSAGQSFGAFVPKGITLSLEGDSNDYVGKGLSGGKLAIFPPHKSTFVPEDNVIIGNTAFYGATDGEAYIRGRAGERFCVRNSGVRAVVEGVGDHGCEYMTGGRVVVLGPTGRNFAAGMSGGTAYVLDEKGDFSSKANKEMVFLEQLEEAFEMNELKTMIQHHATFTDSEVAHRVLNHWDEYVWKFVKVIPKDYKRMFNAIEKVKRSGLSQQEAVMVAFEENMKDVSRVGGN from the coding sequence CTCGGTTGGCGTACACTTCCAGTCGATAACAGCTCTTTGGGAGATTCAGCCAAGTCTGCCGAGCCTTTTGTGCGTCAGGCCTTTATTGGACAAAGCGATGATGTTCTAACGAATCTGGATTTCGAACGCAAGCTTTATATTATTCGCAGGCTTGCTGAAAACGCAATCATTAAACAGTATAGCGACGTCCAATTTTATTTTTCCAGCTTGTCTAGCAGAACTATCGTATATAAAGGTATGCTGACTCCTGAGCAAGTAGACTCTTATTATTTGGAGCTTCAAGATTCCAATGTGGAATCTGCTTTGGCGCTGGTGCATTCGCGCTTCAGTACGAATACGTTTCCAAGCTGGGAGCGCGCTCATCCTTACCGCTATTTGATTCATAACGGCGAGATCAACACGCTTCGCGGCAATGTAAACTGGATGCACGCCCGTCAAGCCATTTGTGAATCTGACCTGTTTGGCGAAGACTTAAAGCGCATCCTGCCGGTCATTGATGCCGATGGATCAGACTCCCAGATGTTCGATAACACTCTGGAATTTCTCATGCTGTCCGGACGTTCCCTGCCGCACGCAGCGATGATGATGATTCCGGAGCCGTGGTCCAAGCACGAAACTATGGATGATGACAAAAAGGCATTTTATGAATATCACAGCACTTTGATGGAACCGTGGGACGGACCTGCGGCCATTGCTTTTACAGATGGGAGCCTCATTGGGGCTGTGCTTGACCGAAACGGACTGCGTCCTTCCCGTTACTATGTAACGAAGGACGATCTGATCGTTCTCGCCTCCGAGGTGGGTGTGCTTGATATTGCTCCGGAACGAATCCTTTACAAAGAGCGCCTGACGCCTGGCCGCATGCTGCTTGTCGACACTGTGGAAGGCCGGATCGTATCGGATGATGAAATCAAGCGTAAAATCGTCAGCGAACAGCCTTATCGGGAATGGCTTGACAAGCACTTGGTGAGCTTGGAGGATCTGCCGGAAGCGGATACTGTTCCCGGTTCCGATCATGAGACCGTGCTGCAGCGCCAACTGGCCTTTGGCTATACGTTTGAGCAGCTTCGCAAAACCTTGGAGCCTATGGCCAAAACCGCCGTTGATCCGGTCGGATCGATGGGGACTGATGCTCCGCTTGCCGTATTATCGGATCGTCCGCAGTTGCTTTACAGCTACTTCAAGCAGCTATTCGCGCAGGTCACGAATCCGCCGATTGATGCTAACTTTGAAGAAATTATTACTGCGCAAGGCACAACCATTGGACCTGAGCGGAACTTGATTCATCCGGAACCGGAGAGCTGCCGCCAAATTCGGCTTAAATCGCCGTTTTTGACAAATGAGGAATTAGCCAAGCTGCGTCATTTAAACCGTGATGGCTTCAAGACGGTAACCCTGCCGATGCTGTTCATAGCTTCCAAGGGTGTTGAAGGCTTAGAGAAGTCCATGGCTGCTCTTTATGAAGAAGCCGATCAAGCCATCCAGGATGGCGCCAACCTGTTGATCCTCACGGATCGCGGTGTAGACGAGATAAATGCAGCCATTCCGGCGCTGCTTGCGACCTCGGGCTTGCATCATCATTTAATCCGCGAAGGGACACGGACTAAAGTGAGCTTGCTCATCGAATCCGGTGAGCCTCGTGAAGTGCACCATTTTGCCCTCTTGCTCGGCTATGGCGCAAGTGCGATTAATCCTTATCTAGCCTTGGAGTCGCTGGACGATATGATCCGCCGCAATATGCTTGTGGGCATGGATCATGAAAAGGCTGTTTACAATTATATCAAGGCGGTCACCAAAGGCGTCGTGAAGGTTTTGGCCAAAATGGGCATCTCTACGATCCAAAGCTACCGCGGTGCGCAAATTTTTGAAGCTATCGGACTCAGCCAAGAGCTTGTGGATCAATATTTCACCTGGACCTATACACCTGTTGGCGGAATCGGTATCGATGTGGTTGCGAGAGAGAGTGTACTCCGCCATCAGCGCGCTTACTCCGAGCAGGAAGGCGTTGACCGCGTTCTCGATACAGGAGGTGATCTGCAGTGGCGCAAAGACGGCGAAGAGCATCTCTATACGCCGGAAACGATTCATGCGCTGCAAACTGCAGTAAGAACTAATAACTACGCGCTGTACAAAAATTTCGTCAAATTCATTCAGCGCGATTCCGAGAAGCATATGGCGCTGCGCGGCTTGCTCAGCTTTAAGGGCGGACGCCAGCCGATTCCCGTGGAAGAGGTCGAATCGGCGGCTTCGATCTTCAAGCGCTTCAAGACGGGAGCCATGTCCTATGGCTCCATCAGCAAGGAAGCGCATGAAGCTATTGCGATTGCGATGAACCGCATCGGCGGGAAGAGCAATACCGGCGAAGGCGGCGAGAGCTCGGACCGTTTCATTCGGGACGAGAACGGGGATCTGCGCCGCAGCGCCATCAAGCAGGTCGCGTCCGGACGCTTCGGCGTGACGAGCAACTATCTCGTCAATGCGGACGAGATTCAGATCAAGATGGCGCAGGGCGCCAAGCCGGGTGAAGGCGGACAGCTTCCGGGCTCCAAGGTGTACCCTTGGGTCGCGGAAGTCCGCGGCGTTACCCCCGGTGTGGGGCTGATCTCCCCGCCGCCGCATCACGATATTTATTCGATCGAGGATTTGGCGGAGCTGATCCACGATCTCAAAAATGCCAACCCGCGCGCCCGGATCAGCGTCAAGCTGGTATCGGAAGTGGGTGTAGGCACGATTGCTGCTGGTGTAGCCAAAGGCAAGGCTGACGTTGTCCTGATCAGCGGCTACGACGGCGGCACCGGTGCTTCCCCGCAGACAAGCATCCGCCATGCGGGGTTGCCTTGGGAGCTTGGGCTGGCCGAGACGCACCAGACGTTGGTGCTGAACAACCTGCGCAGCCGCATCACCGTCGAAACCGACGGCAAGCTGATGACGGGCCGCGATGTGGTTGTCGCTGCGCTGCTGGGTGCCGAGGAGTTCGGTTTTGCCACAACTCCGCTGATTACTTTGGGCTGTATCATGATGCGCGTGTGCCATTTGGACACATGCCCGGTAGGGGTAGCCACCCAAAATCCGGAACTGCGCAAGAAATTTGCCGGCGACCCGGAGCATGTCGTGAACTTTATGAATTTTATCGCGCAGGATGTGCGTGAACTTATGGCGGAGCTGGGTTTCCGCACGATAGAAGAGATGATAGGGCGCACGGATGTGCTTGAAACCAAACAAGCCATCGCGCATTGGAAAGCCAAAGGCATCGATCTAGCGCCGCTTCTGTACCAACCGAATGTCGGCGACGAGGTAGGCCGTTTCTGTCAAATGAAGCAGGACCACCGCCTCGAGCGCTCCCTGGATATGACGCAGCTGCTCGACATTGCTGCCCCTGCGCTTGAGCACAAGCAGCATGTGAATGCGATTCTGCCGATTCACAACATCAACCGTGTGGTGGGCACGATTCTCGGCAGTGAAGTCACTCGCCGGTACGGTGCGGAAGGGCTGCCTCACGATACGATCCGCATCCACTTTAACGGCTCTGCCGGTCAAAGTTTTGGAGCCTTCGTGCCGAAGGGCATTACACTGTCGCTCGAAGGAGATTCCAACGACTACGTCGGCAAAGGCTTATCCGGAGGGAAGCTTGCGATCTTCCCGCCTCACAAATCCACCTTCGTTCCCGAAGATAACGTGATTATCGGGAACACCGCTTTCTACGGGGCTACAGATGGCGAAGCATATATCCGCGGTAGAGCTGGTGAACGCTTCTGCGTCCGTAACAGTGGTGTACGCGCTGTAGTTGAAGGCGTTGGCGATCATGGCTGTGAATATATGACAGGCGGCCGTGTCGTTGTTCTTGGCCCTACAGGGCGTAACTTTGCCGCAGGGATGTCCGGCGGCACGGCTTACGTGCTTGACGAGAAAGGCGATTTCAGCAGCAAAGCGAATAAGGAAATGGTTTTCCTTGAGCAGCTGGAAGAAGCTTTTGAGATGAATGAACTGAAAACGATGATTCAGCATCATGCCACCTTCACCGACAGTGAAGTGGCACACCGTGTTTTGAACCACTGGGACGAATATGTATGGAAGTTCGTGAAGGTCATTCCGAAGGATTACAAGCGCATGTTTAATGCGATTGAGAAGGTTAAACGTTCCGGGCTCAGCCAGCAGGAAGCCGTCATGGTCGCTTTTGAAGAGAACATGAAGGATGTCTCCCGTGTTGGTGGAAATTAA